One genomic window of Thermococcus indicus includes the following:
- a CDS encoding sodium-dependent transporter, translating into MEQQRDQWATKIGLILAMAGNAVGLGNFVRFPTQVAQNGGGAFMVPYFIALFFLGIPVMWIEWVAGRYGGKYGHGTLGPTYYLMARESVKPKSALWWGVISGMLAFSLTVLLNSYYLHLIGWSAAYSYFSATGAYFGQNTGEFFGNYLGNHAQVMLFWGITVVLLAIAVGQGVSKGIERWVKVMMPLLYVFAIIMVGYVFVLGSPIDPNWSTIDGFRFIWSPNWAYLKDHFATVMLAATGQIFFTLSLGMGIIQNYASYLGPDDDVALSGLATVSLNEFAEVVLGGSLAVPLATAYAPKIVPPEILEQGKNEALAWIGQKFGLGFSYTSLPNVFVSMGDIGKLFGAMWFLLLWFAGFTSAIAMYNYLTALLEEDLNIKRKVGTWVVLVLYFIAGLPVVYISGYLDQVDAWVSFQLTLLALFDIIVAVYLFKPDNFWKELHQGAYMKVPGWYKPILLYIAPILLLIPLIGSAQSLVGATLEWPARLAIIFMWIIGAVESYYSIKRKYGEELEKNEVIIRV; encoded by the coding sequence GTGGAACAACAGAGGGATCAATGGGCAACCAAGATTGGTTTGATTTTAGCAATGGCTGGAAACGCCGTCGGTCTGGGCAACTTCGTGAGGTTTCCAACGCAGGTTGCCCAGAACGGTGGCGGAGCCTTTATGGTGCCGTACTTTATAGCTCTGTTCTTCCTAGGAATACCGGTAATGTGGATTGAGTGGGTCGCCGGTCGCTACGGTGGAAAGTATGGTCACGGTACCCTAGGTCCCACGTACTATCTCATGGCTAGGGAGAGCGTCAAACCAAAGAGCGCACTGTGGTGGGGAGTTATCAGCGGAATGCTGGCCTTCTCACTGACCGTTCTCCTGAACAGCTACTACCTGCACCTCATCGGCTGGTCCGCGGCTTACTCCTACTTCAGCGCCACGGGCGCCTACTTCGGCCAGAACACCGGAGAGTTCTTCGGCAACTACCTCGGCAACCACGCCCAGGTCATGCTCTTCTGGGGCATAACTGTGGTTCTCCTCGCCATAGCCGTCGGACAGGGAGTCAGCAAGGGTATCGAGCGCTGGGTCAAGGTCATGATGCCGCTCCTCTACGTCTTCGCCATCATAATGGTCGGCTATGTGTTCGTCCTCGGCTCGCCGATAGACCCCAACTGGAGCACCATCGATGGATTCAGGTTCATCTGGAGCCCCAACTGGGCGTACCTCAAGGACCACTTCGCGACGGTCATGCTTGCCGCAACCGGACAGATATTCTTCACGCTCTCCCTTGGTATGGGTATCATCCAGAACTACGCCAGCTACCTCGGTCCGGATGACGACGTCGCCCTCAGCGGTCTCGCGACGGTTTCCCTGAACGAGTTCGCGGAGGTCGTCCTTGGTGGTTCGCTCGCCGTCCCGCTGGCGACTGCCTATGCCCCCAAGATCGTGCCGCCCGAGATCCTTGAGCAGGGTAAGAACGAGGCCCTCGCCTGGATAGGCCAGAAGTTCGGCCTTGGGTTCTCCTACACCAGCCTGCCCAACGTCTTCGTCAGCATGGGCGACATAGGAAAGCTCTTCGGAGCAATGTGGTTCCTCCTCCTCTGGTTCGCGGGCTTCACCTCCGCCATAGCCATGTACAACTACCTCACAGCCCTCCTCGAGGAGGACCTCAACATCAAGAGAAAGGTCGGAACCTGGGTAGTGCTCGTGCTCTACTTCATCGCGGGCCTTCCTGTTGTGTACATCAGCGGCTACCTCGACCAGGTTGACGCATGGGTCAGCTTCCAGCTCACGCTGCTGGCTCTCTTCGACATCATAGTTGCGGTGTACCTCTTCAAGCCCGACAACTTCTGGAAGGAGCTGCACCAGGGAGCCTACATGAAAGTCCCCGGATGGTACAAGCCGATACTGCTCTACATAGCCCCAATACTCCTGCTGATACCGCTGATAGGATCCGCCCAGAGCCTCGTCGGAGCAACCCTTGAGTGGCCGGCCAGACTGGCAATAATCTTCATGTGGATCATCGGTGCAGTGGAGAGCTACTACTCCATCAAGCGCAAGTACGGCGAGGAGCTCGAGAAGAACGAGGTCATCATAAGGGTCTGA
- a CDS encoding alpha-glucosidase — translation MKSEKILLETADVLESTLEKIERLGSLSEKEKTKVKKSLEEAAGNFREVASRVEKDNEELAEFFFKKAKELKLMSTDKAIEKEGKKNYLKAVNRVLLYSRSAEYDFVPKKLVELKRAYRKYIFGMTSFFVLTGAYLNQFFAITALILAIPIILSMLSLQRRGYTGLLLAYASAPIPLVVGFNAIVYSLSALRDPNQVSTIAEHLGKSVSFAQGYLIFLVILSAVEIYLIASSLVELYRNRHAFL, via the coding sequence GTGAAAAGCGAAAAAATACTTCTCGAAACTGCCGATGTTCTCGAATCAACCCTTGAAAAGATCGAGAGGCTCGGCAGCTTAAGTGAAAAGGAGAAGACGAAGGTCAAGAAATCCCTGGAGGAGGCCGCGGGGAACTTCCGGGAGGTCGCATCAAGGGTCGAGAAGGACAACGAGGAGCTGGCCGAGTTCTTCTTCAAAAAAGCCAAGGAGCTCAAATTGATGAGCACGGACAAGGCCATAGAGAAAGAGGGCAAAAAGAACTACCTGAAAGCTGTGAACAGGGTCCTCCTGTATTCCAGGTCGGCCGAGTATGACTTCGTCCCCAAGAAGCTCGTCGAGCTGAAGAGGGCGTACCGGAAATACATCTTTGGAATGACGTCGTTCTTCGTCCTGACGGGGGCATATCTCAATCAGTTCTTCGCTATAACGGCGCTCATCCTGGCCATCCCGATAATCCTGTCGATGCTCTCCCTTCAGAGGAGGGGCTACACCGGACTCCTGCTGGCCTACGCCTCGGCCCCCATTCCCCTGGTCGTGGGTTTCAACGCAATAGTCTATTCCCTGAGTGCCCTGCGTGACCCCAATCAGGTGAGCACCATAGCGGAGCACCTGGGGAAGAGCGTATCCTTCGCGCAGGGATACCTGATATTCCTCGTCATCCTCTCTGCGGTGGAGATATACCTTATAGCCAGCTCCCTCGTCGAACTCTACAGGAACAGGCACGCGTTCCTGTGA
- a CDS encoding P-II family nitrogen regulator — MKKVEAIIRGNDFDRVKNALKQVGIVPLTAYPVQGRGVQGGVPPYDLLPKMKIEIVVKDKDVEKVVDVIIRNARSGTPGDGKIFVIPVEDAIRIRTGERGNEALY, encoded by the coding sequence ATGAAAAAAGTTGAGGCGATTATTAGGGGAAACGATTTTGACCGCGTGAAGAACGCCCTCAAGCAGGTCGGCATCGTGCCCTTGACTGCTTATCCCGTGCAGGGAAGGGGTGTTCAGGGAGGCGTTCCACCCTACGACCTCCTCCCAAAGATGAAGATCGAGATAGTGGTCAAGGACAAGGACGTGGAGAAGGTGGTTGACGTCATCATCAGGAACGCGAGGAGCGGAACGCCCGGCGACGGGAAGATATTCGTAATCCCCGTGGAGGACGCGATCAGGATAAGAACAGGGGAGAGGGGCAACGAAGCCCTCTACTGA
- a CDS encoding 1,4-alpha-glucan branching protein, with product MKGYFTFVLHTHLPYVRKHGKWPFGEEWLYEAMSETYLPLLMEFERLRSSGVRFQLVINITPILAEQLADDYIKAEFERYLTRKIETTEEDLKSGKYDERAVKVSLDHFRKVYDYWKAINGDIIGKFRELQDAGYIEVITSAATHGYLPLLGRDEAIRAQLANGIATYEKHFGRKPRGIWLPECAYRPAGEWELPDGRKVMRQGMEKFLEEFGIEYFFVESNLIDEGPVTKGYGEIPLYEGEKSTLRPYWIKGSRIAVFARNRETGHQVWSAHYGYPGDFWYREFHRKAEKSGGQYWRVTGKNVDLGGKEFYDPEKAMERVEEHARHFVSLVEKLLGEFEGKTGEKGIIVSPYDTELFGHWWFEGVKWLGRVLELMAERGITTTTLSSYLEDYTGERYEIELPEGSWGANADHSTWWNEETEWTWGHVYRAEDRMVALASRYYGRDRVTDRILEQLARELLILEASDWQFLITTGQAKEYAERRVLIHSGDFHRLANELVRYVKTGNFNTGLLEELERRDNPFKPPVVASYVSENPPELEEYVEPPEVPLERGEGPAERPREVAERAYATELVNEMVVKPPGNVKGPGSKESRKSGTRKKGKPGRIESDLLSIRGIGPKTLAKLQRAGVHSIEDLKGADLDELARKTRISLKRLRKFLAQVS from the coding sequence GTGAAAGGCTACTTCACGTTCGTCCTCCACACCCACCTCCCCTACGTGCGAAAGCACGGAAAATGGCCCTTTGGCGAGGAATGGCTCTACGAGGCCATGAGCGAAACTTACCTGCCTCTCCTCATGGAGTTCGAGCGCCTCCGCTCCTCCGGGGTGAGGTTCCAGCTCGTGATAAACATAACCCCAATCTTAGCGGAACAGCTGGCCGACGACTACATCAAGGCCGAGTTCGAGAGGTATCTGACTAGGAAGATTGAGACCACTGAGGAAGACCTGAAATCGGGCAAGTACGACGAAAGGGCCGTCAAAGTTTCCCTTGACCACTTCAGAAAGGTCTACGACTACTGGAAAGCGATAAACGGCGACATCATAGGCAAGTTCCGCGAGCTTCAGGATGCGGGATACATCGAGGTGATAACCTCCGCGGCAACGCACGGCTATCTACCACTCCTCGGCAGGGACGAGGCGATAAGGGCGCAGCTTGCCAACGGGATAGCCACCTACGAGAAGCACTTTGGTAGAAAGCCTAGGGGGATATGGCTCCCGGAGTGCGCCTACCGGCCGGCTGGCGAGTGGGAGTTGCCGGACGGGAGGAAGGTTATGAGGCAGGGCATGGAGAAGTTCCTGGAGGAGTTCGGCATCGAGTACTTCTTCGTGGAGAGCAACCTGATCGATGAGGGTCCGGTGACGAAGGGCTACGGCGAGATTCCTCTCTACGAGGGGGAAAAGAGCACGCTGAGGCCCTACTGGATCAAAGGCTCCCGCATAGCGGTCTTCGCCCGCAACAGGGAAACGGGCCACCAGGTCTGGAGCGCGCACTACGGCTACCCCGGTGACTTCTGGTACAGGGAGTTCCACAGGAAGGCCGAAAAGAGCGGCGGCCAGTACTGGCGCGTGACGGGCAAAAACGTTGACCTCGGCGGGAAGGAGTTCTACGACCCCGAGAAGGCCATGGAAAGGGTTGAGGAGCACGCGAGACACTTCGTCTCGCTGGTTGAGAAGTTGCTAGGCGAGTTTGAGGGGAAGACCGGCGAGAAGGGGATAATCGTTTCGCCCTACGACACCGAACTCTTCGGCCACTGGTGGTTCGAGGGCGTCAAGTGGCTCGGCAGGGTTCTTGAGCTGATGGCGGAGAGGGGAATAACAACGACAACGCTCTCCTCCTATCTTGAGGACTACACCGGCGAGAGGTACGAGATTGAGCTCCCTGAGGGCTCGTGGGGGGCCAACGCCGACCACTCGACCTGGTGGAACGAGGAAACGGAATGGACGTGGGGGCACGTCTACAGGGCCGAAGACAGGATGGTGGCGCTGGCGAGTAGATATTATGGCAGGGATAGGGTCACCGATAGAATTCTCGAACAGCTTGCGAGGGAGTTGCTGATACTCGAAGCCAGCGACTGGCAGTTTCTCATAACGACCGGTCAGGCGAAGGAGTACGCCGAGAGGAGGGTTCTGATTCATAGCGGGGACTTCCACAGGCTGGCCAACGAACTGGTGAGGTACGTCAAGACCGGAAACTTCAACACTGGGCTCCTCGAGGAGCTTGAGCGGCGCGACAATCCGTTCAAACCCCCTGTGGTTGCGAGCTACGTGAGCGAAAACCCGCCCGAGCTTGAGGAGTACGTTGAACCGCCTGAGGTTCCGCTGGAGAGGGGTGAAGGGCCCGCTGAAAGGCCGAGGGAGGTTGCTGAGAGGGCGTACGCCACCGAGCTCGTCAATGAGATGGTCGTTAAGCCTCCCGGAAATGTAAAGGGGCCCGGCTCGAAGGAATCCAGAAAGTCGGGGACGAGGAAGAAGGGAAAACCCGGCAGGATCGAGAGCGACCTCCTCTCCATAAGGGGTATTGGGCCGAAAACGCTGGCAAAGCTCCAGCGTGCCGGGGTTCACAGCATCGAAGACCTCAAGGGTGCCGACCTTGATGAGCTGGCCAGAAAAACGCGCATCTCGCTTAAAAGGCTGAGGAAGTTCCTGGCCCAGGTTTCCTGA